A segment of the Mastacembelus armatus chromosome 7, fMasArm1.2, whole genome shotgun sequence genome:
gtgccTCAGGCTGAACACAGGAAAGTAGTGTAGCATATTACAGCTGCCTTTTCGGAAACGACCGTGAGGAAATCAGACTTGACAAGGAAGTATGCTATTCAGGGCCGAGGAACCTGGAGCTCTCTGGGTCCTAGCGCCGAGAACACAGACCTGCGAGTTACTGTGCCAGAAAACTGTAGGAACACTGTAAgtacaatgacttctgttaaatacaacaatacaatacaacaaaagtgTCTCATTGTTCTCAACACAAGGTCCCATGAGTGTTGATCACCATTTTTTTCGTTTTGTTTGGTTTCTATACAATAATTCTGAATGTTAAATATCTTAATGATATAGCCATAGAATCAAAAAGGTCTGATCTGATGGAAACTTTTTTTAGGTATCTGGAAACATATTAACATAACAAATTTCACAATCTTCGTGCTACAGAAATctactgattattttttttaaaggttttggTGCATAGGGCAGCACAGTaggttagtggttagcactgttacctcacagcaagaaggtcctgggttcgtaACCCACCAGGGGCCTTTCgatgtggagtttgcatgttctctggGCACTCagatttcctcccacaatccaaaaacatgcatgtcaggttgattggttactctaaattgcccataggagtgaatgtatgtggttgtctgtctatgtggccctgtgatggactgggtaTAAGGgtataaaacaaacaagaaaaaaaaaaaaaaaaaaaaaagagcatttcAAATGATTCTTAAACAGTTTATTACAAAGATGTAGACAATAAAAAAGAACTTCCACTTTAAATTCAACATTACTTGTCTCCCcttacattttattgacaatgCAAATATAATTTGGTCATTACATGTCGCCTTATCATTCCGACACTCCCTCACCAAGGGAGGCACTAttctaaataaacaaatggAAAGAACTCGGAGGTTAGAGACAAAACCACGTGATGCTGAAACCCAACCAAGCTTCAAGCTCTTTATCATCTGCACAACATTTTATCTTGCTTCTGCCTTCTAACATGAGCGTGCATGTTAGGTGGGTATGGAGAGAGAACCTAAAATACAAACTGTGTGAAGACCATTCATATTATCAGAGAAGGTGATCCAACTGgggaaaatgcaaatatttcttCAATGAACATTCCAACTTTACAATTATTAAACAAGAAGTAAAGGGAAACATATAAGCTTGAGGGTTAagctacagaaacaaagactGGCTTCATGGATATCTAATTCACAGCACATGGTAGGTTTTAGAAGAACCCAGTCAGTAAATGCATCTAATTCTTCTGATGTACACAGCTAACGTGTTCTTTTAAATCAAATTGAAACTACACTGGTTGACtaacataaaaccacaacagGGTGGGCCTAATCATTTTAAAccacaattcatttaaaaacaaattgtaaATCTGTTAACATGTATTGCTCAGTTGAGGACAACTATACAGCCTTTCCAAAAAAATGTGTGCTTAGTAGtaatatttaacagtaaaacaaGATACCCAAAAGGTGCAGTACAGCAAATGGAAGTGGATATAGCTGCTCTGTACAATACCATGCATATCAACCTTCAGTAAACTGATCAGTCAAGAGCTTAGAGCTGAGGCTATGGATTTAAATATGGCTACTGACTCATATATACAGTTGTTTGTCACCGCTTTCATGTTCAAGATATACATTTGTTATGTTTCTTCTCACACTGTCTTTCCATTTTCCTTCAGCCTCCTATTCCAAATCTGGCATCTctgaaagtaaaacagaaataacattaAACCAAGCATAAAAACTAGATCTTATTATCGAACACTGTAACCATCACAGTTGTATTTGTGCTGTTATAAAAGGTAATACACACTTACTCTCATCATCGCTATCTGCAGACTCATCCTATAAAGACCAATGGTACAAGGTTGAAAAATTTTACAGTATCAACTAgtgttattttactgtttcaACAGATGATTCATATTACAGTTGCTGCACAACATCTGCTTTATGATCAGTTTTTAATCTGTGAATTGAAGTGTAATCCGTTAAattaagcattaaaaaaaaaaaaggattcttacatctgcactgtctagatcagGCAGGTCATCCTCACCTCCCATGTTGTTCATCATCTGTAATAAACCAATAATGTTAAAGCGACACCATTTACTTTTCTTAACTATTGAAAACCAAACTCAATTTAAATTAATGATACTACTTCAAAGGGCATCACTGTTTTTGTCCGATATTGGATTGACTGTAATTAAGaatttagaaattaaaataaaaatccattatttaattcatatttacaTCTGCTTACATCTGAGAACTGATCGAAGTTGCCGATTTCCTCATCTGAATCGTCCTCCCAGTCCTTCCAGTTGTTGAAGTCGACACTGAGCCAAGTcagctgtgaaaacacaaagctggCATTCCTCATCACAGGGTTTTAAAACAACGAATGCAGGTCTACTCATTCTAATGTAGCGCATCTATGCACTGCAATGTACTACAgctagaatttaaaataaatcatacacacacaatcaccgACAATGGCTGTATGTTCATGTATAACTGACCTTAGCCTTCTCTTTTGTTAGCCTTGGCCATGCCTTCCCTGGCTGTGCTTTTCGTAAATAGCACAACACTGAACGATCTGTGCGTTTATGTTTCGATTCCTGCGTTGTGATGAACAGGAAACACAGAAGTGTACACATTCTACACAATGCAATCAGCAGTACTGTGTAAATGCTCTAAATTGACGCTAAGCAAAACAATGACTTGGGTACTCAGTGTAACTTACGTTTTCATCAATAGCTTCAAAAAGGTCTATTTCATTCTCATGTTTGACATCGTCAGTTCCTCTGAGACAActgtgacaaaaaaacaaaaaactaatatCTGCAAAGAGGTGTCAAATAACTGTAGCAAACAATTGCAAAATTTAAAGACACTTGAAGTTTAAGAGTAAAACCAACAATGTATTTAACAAGCAATTCATAACTGAATACTTATGGTCTGTTTTAAGAGTCATTAGGAAGAGAACGTACCTGAAACCACACTTTGTTTTATCAAAATTGACTTGAACATCTTTGCTGTCTGCAACACAAAACTCTATAATAACAGAGTCCCTCCTATCGTACCACTTGGCAGTTGCTGGATGcctgtgaacaaaaaaaaacaaaaaacaggctGTTACAGACATACAGGATATAAAAGGCCTAGACAGTTTACTAATCAAATTGAATAGACAGATGAAAATCAATGTACAGCACTTAGCTcctttaaacaataaaattttCATAAAAAGTATAATTACTTTAAAAACTACCAAACCTTTATATCCATTTTTGTGAAAACAGAACAGCTATTCATCTCAAACCAGATTCAAACTTTATTATTCATTCACATCACAAGTGCACATATGAACGAAATTTCAATGTATTTGCTCGCCAGGTAAagtaaaggaaataaaataaataagaataataaaaataacagtgcACATGTGCTGTAAATAACTGAGTAAAATCTAAAACGTGCTTAATATATAATGCACTACATCTTTGCAAGTTGTCAGGCACAACAGCCTGCCATCATTAAGTGCATATATCAGGTTGCCACACAGCATCCAGTTACACAGTGTGCTCCTGTATCAAGAAGCCTTGCAAGTGTAACATCTCTGCATATTAACATGTGAAAAGTCAAATGAACAAGATTTAAAGGGTTTCTACTCAAGTTTTCCTATATACTACAAATACTACTACTTCTTTTTACAGCTAAATCATCTATTTGATTAACAAGAGAAAATAATTTTGATTGAGAGGTGATCATTTTAGATGCATTTCTGTTTGCAACTGCCAACAAATACTCCATATATTTCCTTGTTCCACTCATTCCTTTGATAGAAGAACTGAAATTGGGAGCTATTGATTGGGAAGACGCAGCATTTGATGTGCATTTTTTACAAATTTGTACTGCATTTTATTAGACTGATTAATCAAGAAACTACCCTACAGATGAGCCACTATTACAATCATcagttgcacttttttttctctttttaaaaccTAGCATGAAATACTCAAATCATGCTCAACTCAAAACCGATAAAGTCCTGGGTGTCACTAGGTGTCTCCTTTAACACCTTGCCTAAGATTTTGAGTTATTATCATAtgaaaagaagaacaaagtcTTAGATTTGATAGACTGGAACAGCAAAGTATTGGCACTTTTACTTCAGTTAGTAAAGTGTTCCAcattaatgaatgaattgaaGTCTAACAACTGGTATGAGAAAGCCAGAGATCAGGGGCAGGTTCAGTAGATGATATAAAACAAGGCAGAAGCAGAACCATTTACAgtcttactattgaatatgTAACGTTAGGCAGTAAACCCCCAGTAGTTAGGAGTAATTAATTATAACTCACTGACCCATTATTAATACGTTTGGATGTTTTAATTTCAGGTACAAGAGTAGGATTTTCTTTCCCTTACATGTTTAATCAGCATTGAACTGGTGGCCTTATTAGCCCAATCCTTTAACAAATGATCATGGACTAACTATGATCAGCTACCCCTAACTTTAATGAGCACGTCTGGACTGAACGATGCTCAATCCCTTCACAGTTCAGACCCAGATCCTGAGGACTAACGGGTCTTGCTTTAACATGACACCAACCGATGCCTCATTCAATGAGCACTTTGCTAGCCAAGCTAATAAGAGTTCACGTT
Coding sequences within it:
- the ptges3b gene encoding prostaglandin E synthase 3b, whose product is MHPATAKWYDRRDSVIIEFCVADSKDVQVNFDKTKCGFSCLRGTDDVKHENEIDLFEAIDENESKHKRTDRSVLCYLRKAQPGKAWPRLTKEKAKLTWLSVDFNNWKDWEDDSDEEIGNFDQFSDMMNNMGGEDDLPDLDSADDESADSDDEKMPDLE